CCTGATCAAAACTCTACCCTTTCCAGCAGATGTGATCATGCTATTATCAGCAAACCTCACACTGCTAGTTCTACTCTCATCAAGGTCAGCAAACCAATCCTTGTGACCAGTCATATGAGAGGAACAACCAGAATCTAGGTACCAGGTACTAACATCATCTTTATGAGTACTAACAACTGAATTAATCACTTCAACACTGGGAATACTAGTAATTTTAGCAGGACAATTTTCATCAACATCAGCTGGGAGAACGAACAATACCTGCTCAGAATCTGACTCATCATCTTGAGCAGAATAAGCCTGATCATCTCCACTTGGCTTGCTTCCTTTCTTTTTGCTCTTGCACTCATAGGAATAGTGACCAAGCTTTTTACAAGCATAACACTGAACATCTTTCTTCTTGCTTTTTCCCTTCTTGGCCTTCTCCTTGTCCTGTCCTTTATCCTTAGAATCCCACTTCCTTTTTGAATCAGTATCTTCCTCATGGCTTGATGACTGTCCTGAATCTTTTCCCTTCcaagattttcccttgaaagaTTTGCCTTTGTCATTCCAATTCTTCTTGTTGGAATTTCCACGAGCATACAAAGCTTGCTCAGTATCTCTCTCATTATCCCTCAGGTTCAAGCGCATTTCATGAGCCTCAAGTGACCCCTGCAGTTCATCGATCTTCATGGCTTCAAGATCcttagattcttcaattgtggTCACAATGTGATCAAACTTCGATGTCAGCGATCGAAGTACCTTCTCAACAAGAATCAGATCAGTAATTGCTTCGCCATTCGTCTTCATCTGATTCGTGAGAGTCTGAAGACGTGTGAAAAACTTCGAAATCGTTTCTGCTTTCTCCATGCGCAATGCTTCATACTGCCTCCTAAGAGTCTGCAACTTCACCTTCTTCAACTTGGCTACACCATCATAGCTCTTGTTCAAGATATCCCAAGCTTCCTTTGAGGTCTTGGCCGCCGCAATCTTCTCGAAATTGGCCGGATTCACTGAATGATGAACAAAGCTCTCAGATCCTTCTTCTTCGCCTCACGGTGAGCTTCGGTTTGCTCAGCCGTCGGATTCGCCGGTAATGGATCATACCCAGAAGTTACGTATTCAAGAACCTCTTGAAAACCGAAGATCACCTCCATCTGGGTATGCCAACGATCCCAGTCGGTCTTTCCGTCAAGAACTGGCAGTAACGCCGGAAAGTTTCCATTCGCACCCGCCATGACTTTGAAAGACACGTCCACCTTCACCGTATTCAGAATCTCCGCCGTCGTCGCTTCTTGGACGCCGCCGCAGCTCGCCGTCGCAGCTCGCCGCCTTCGCGTGTTGTTTGAGGTCGCCGGATGTCACCGAGCTCTCGATACCACTGTTGGAGAATTTGTGTATACTCAGATGAAGAAGGAAAACACTGATTGAATGCTTCAATTCAATGCTGAGGCTAAACCATTCAATGTGCAGAAAAGAGGAAAGAAAGATAGTAATGAAGGTAAACGGAATTAACtggtgagagagagaaaaaatgattAACATTGATTGTGTACACACTCTCACAGTGTGTGTCTTATTTAAGTCAATTACAACAAGGGCTGAAATGATTAATGAATACAATCTCTAGGGACTAACATACAATCATGAACTAACTAAAAGGACTGAATACTGAATTATTACTATTTCTAACACGAACAGTTATGATTCAAACTGGACCATGGATGTCTCTGCTGCTGTAGTTGTTAGAGTTTAAACACCGCATGCATATGAGTTCGCCTATCCTGGCTGCTAAAAGCCCTTTCTTCTGTGAGCTTTTCTCAACAGAGCAAACACATTTCACCCTCGGTACTAATGCATCTGGTAACTTTTTATATGTTTGCCtgatcattttcatttttatcaaaTAGTCACTAAATGCCATATTTCTTTTGCATTACAGAAGAAGCCGCTCTCATGGAGCTACTGAATTTTATGAACATAATGCCTTGAATATTACTGCAGCACCTGCTATATGCATTAGTCGCATTGCAGTTTCAGAGACCTCCAAAGCCTTGACTTCGCAGTCAAAATCACGGTTGCAGACCTTGATTTAAAACCATTTCATCACTTTTAGCGGCTGATTtctcattatattttttactgCCATTCATTTCTGTAAATATGTCATTTATGAAGCTACATGAGCTAACAAAGATTTATATATAGGAAGGGTTTCAAATTTCAATACTGCTATGTATGCCATCTTAAGATtgattgaaagttgaaacagtGTTAGAACTtgaaaaaatgtaaattttagTCACCTGGAACTAACTGGAAGAGTCTCCACTTTCCTTTTCCTAAGTGCAGCCTCTTTCTTTCTAGTGTAATTTTTCCATGATGTAGCTGAAAAGGGAAGTGTGAAACTCATTCCTTTGTGAAAAACAATATTGCAGGCTATATTTGGAAATGTGATGACAATTTGTGTACTGACATGGTGTATATCAATAGGAAAGGACCTGTATTTGTAGCCTCTTCCATGGTGATACACTGCACATCATAAATGTTTACTTCTTCCTTTTGAGCTCGATTGTTTTAGACTAAGGTTCTTTAAGATAACTAACTTTCGTCCAAGATAAAGAGCGTCAGAGTAATTCACATATTACCCATCTTTtgatataaaaataaacaatataaaTATAAGTTTATAACTGCTTCTCTAGACAAcagaaaggggaaaataatcCTTTCACACATGTTCCATTTGCAGCTACATGTGGAAACATTCTAAATAGAGGCAAATCTTCATGGACTACAGTGCTTAATCTTAtgcaataaataaaatttaacttAAGTTTACATGGTTACAGGTCCATTGAAGAACCTGAAGCAAATATTATGACTGGTTGAAATATGATATACTTAAGTGGCAGAGTTATGCAGAATCTGGATATTACTGTAAAGGACTAGTTATCACAGATAAAACTCCTTTAAGACATTTTATCAAAACATCTAAATTGTATTCACTAACAAAACAGTGCATTTTTCTTTCCAATTCGTTTTTGCTTTTCAAACCAAGCTTCAGAACTGATTTGCACTTCATTCTCTCACCAAGTCACCATTTCAAAGAACCAACCAACCATTAGCAATGAAatttgagaaagaaagaagTTGGCAGGCAACAATCGCTGTGGATGGGGGTAATTGGACCTAAGTGGAGAGGGCATGCAAAAATTCATAACACAGGATACATGAATGATTAGGATTCTCATATGTATTAGGATTCTCTCAAGAACACAAAACAACATCGTCCATTTGAAATTTGTTTACCTGTCATCAGAATTTGTAAAGTCTACTCAtccatattgattttttttttcgaagGCAAAAAAAATGCAATAAAATAAAGGGAACTGAGATTTGAGAAACAATAATTCTGATCAATTTAATATAGCACCTCACATAGGGAGCAAAATATCCCCAAATCCATAGAGTGTTTGGGAACTCTTTTACAATTGATATAAAGTCAAAATAAAACATGAAAAAGAAACTTCTATAAGTAGCTTctggtttcagaattgattttaataaaagagaagttgatcTAGCAGTGATCTAGAAATTTATTAAGATAATTGGCTCAATCATGTATGCATATGGGGAACATACACGG
This portion of the Lotus japonicus ecotype B-129 chromosome 3, LjGifu_v1.2 genome encodes:
- the LOC130745035 gene encoding uncharacterized protein LOC130745035; protein product: MAGANGNFPALLPVLDGKTDWDRWHTQMEVIFGFQEVLEYVTSGYDPLPANPTAEQTEAHLNPANFEKIAAAKTSKEAWDILNKSYDGVAKLKKVKLQTLRRQYEALRMEKAETISKFFTRLQTLTNQMKTNGEAITDLILVEKVLRSLTSKFDHIVTTIEESKDLEAMKIDELQGSLEAHEMRLNLRDNERDTEQALYARGNSNKKNWNDKGKSFKGKSWKGKDSGQSSSHEEDTDSKRKWDSKDKGQDKEKAKKGKSKKKDVQCYACKKLGHYSYECKSKKKGSKPSGDDQAYSAQDDESDSEQVLFVLPADVDENCPAKITSIPSVEVINSVVSTHKDDVSTWYLDSGCSSHMTGHKDWFADLDESRTSSVRFADNSMITSAGKGRVLIRKKNGKQAVIPDVLFVPSVKHNLISLG